One window of Prochlorococcus marinus XMU1408 genomic DNA carries:
- the cobJ gene encoding precorrin-3B C(17)-methyltransferase — protein MPLLDRLQAKKYVDQIFISDSSALAEEKKIHGIEQSIPIDFLKNHWHQNNKLIFIGSIGAVVRLISPFVRSKENDPAILVMDSQAKNVVTLLGGHKQGGDRFATELASALDADPIFTSDSFIKKRIPLDCFGEGWGWRRGGGNVDWRKLMISQSKEQKNIIFQSKGSKLWQQLTAASNFSFLDNNDQIPSKNIDLYIGQETINGCSWHPPSIIIGIGCERNTDEKMIQRAIEESFTKNGLSLLSISCIATIDKKNNEIGLLNLSKRNEWPIYFFSAHQLSKVKVPTPSNVVMNEMGTASVAEAAALLKGSERGRLIQKKQIYYSKNDEVGAVTIALVEVKIPFAPHKGELHLIGSGPGELEMLTSDARKALARCVAWVGYAPYLNYLDSIRRHDQVRIDSQLTFEKDRCQHALDLAKEGIRVALVSSGDSGIYGMAGLALELWLDEPVESRPLFQVHPGISAFQMAAAKLGAPFMNDFCSISLSDLLTPWNQIELRLNSAAQGDFVIAIFNPKSIKRNWQLKKAVDLLLEFRKPSTPVAIARQLGRPEESIEIHTLETLPFDQVDMLTILLIGNSQSFIKNNKFLTPRGYFSN, from the coding sequence TTGCCTTTGCTTGATAGATTACAAGCAAAAAAATATGTTGATCAAATTTTTATATCAGATAGTTCGGCTCTTGCAGAAGAGAAAAAAATTCACGGTATAGAGCAATCTATTCCAATAGATTTTTTAAAAAATCATTGGCATCAAAATAATAAATTAATTTTTATAGGTTCAATTGGAGCCGTGGTAAGGCTTATATCTCCTTTCGTTAGATCCAAAGAAAATGATCCAGCGATACTTGTAATGGATTCACAAGCTAAAAATGTTGTTACTCTTTTGGGAGGTCATAAGCAAGGCGGAGATAGATTTGCTACTGAGTTAGCATCTGCGTTAGACGCAGATCCAATTTTTACATCGGATTCATTTATAAAAAAAAGAATTCCTTTAGATTGCTTTGGTGAAGGATGGGGTTGGAGAAGAGGAGGCGGTAATGTTGACTGGCGTAAGTTAATGATTAGCCAATCTAAAGAGCAAAAAAATATTATTTTTCAATCTAAAGGGTCAAAATTATGGCAGCAATTAACAGCCGCCTCCAATTTTTCTTTTTTAGATAATAATGATCAAATCCCTTCTAAAAATATTGACTTATATATAGGGCAAGAAACAATAAATGGATGTTCATGGCATCCACCATCAATAATTATTGGAATTGGTTGCGAGAGAAATACTGATGAGAAAATGATTCAGCGAGCGATAGAGGAATCTTTTACTAAAAATGGTTTATCACTTCTTTCAATTTCTTGTATTGCAACGATTGACAAAAAAAATAATGAAATTGGATTATTGAATTTATCAAAAAGAAATGAATGGCCTATTTATTTTTTTAGTGCTCATCAGCTTTCAAAAGTTAAGGTTCCCACTCCCTCAAATGTAGTGATGAATGAAATGGGAACTGCCTCAGTTGCAGAGGCAGCAGCACTTTTGAAAGGATCTGAGAGAGGAAGATTAATACAAAAAAAACAAATTTATTATTCCAAAAATGATGAAGTCGGAGCCGTTACGATTGCTTTGGTTGAGGTCAAAATACCTTTTGCTCCGCATAAGGGTGAATTGCATTTAATTGGCAGTGGACCTGGGGAATTAGAAATGCTCACTTCTGACGCTAGAAAAGCTCTAGCAAGATGTGTTGCTTGGGTTGGCTATGCACCTTATTTGAATTATTTAGATTCAATACGCCGTCATGATCAGGTTCGGATTGATTCACAATTAACTTTTGAAAAAGATAGATGCCAGCATGCACTTGATCTTGCAAAAGAAGGAATCAGAGTTGCCCTTGTTTCCTCTGGAGATAGTGGAATTTATGGAATGGCTGGATTAGCTCTTGAACTTTGGCTAGATGAACCGGTTGAATCTAGGCCTTTGTTTCAAGTTCATCCAGGTATTAGCGCTTTTCAAATGGCTGCAGCGAAGCTTGGAGCTCCTTTTATGAATGATTTTTGCTCTATCTCTTTAAGCGATCTATTGACTCCTTGGAATCAAATTGAGTTGAGGCTAAACAGTGCAGCCCAAGGAGACTTTGTTATTGCAATATTTAATCCCAAATCAATAAAACGCAATTGGCAATTAAAAAAGGCTGTTGATTTATTACTAGAATTTCGCAAACCAAGCACACCTGTTGCTATCGCTCGACAGCTTGGGAGGCCTGAAGAAAGTATAGAAATACATACTCTCGAAACTTTGCCATTTGATCAGGTCGATATGCTTACAATTCTTTTAATTGGTAATAGTCAGAGTTTTATCAAAAACAACAAATTTTTAACGCCAAGAGGTTATTTCTCTAATTAA
- a CDS encoding YciI family protein → MPIFIKTEKFKEKTLELSNSERKKFLLMHKEWVKNISKSGHYIHSGYLINEKKRPGGGGLLIFEAKDYLTARKIIKNDPMIKHELVIWDLQEWISIDGSQPRFSNHLG, encoded by the coding sequence ATGCCTATATTTATAAAGACAGAGAAGTTTAAAGAGAAAACCTTAGAATTGTCTAATAGTGAAAGAAAAAAATTCTTATTGATGCATAAAGAATGGGTAAAAAATATTAGTAAATCTGGCCACTATATCCATAGCGGATATTTAATAAATGAAAAAAAAAGACCAGGCGGTGGAGGTTTATTAATTTTTGAAGCGAAGGATTATTTAACAGCAAGAAAAATCATAAAAAATGATCCCATGATTAAACATGAATTAGTTATTTGGGATCTTCAAGAATGGATATCAATTGATGGAAGTCAACCAAGGTTTTCAAATCATCTTGGATGA
- the lipA gene encoding lipoyl synthase has translation MLKPDWLRVKAPQQERIGNVADLLVDLKLNTVCQEASCPNIGECFAGGTATFLIMGPACTRKCPYCDISFDNSKRLLDPSEPDRLGEAVYRMGLTHVVITSVNRDDLEDGGASQFLKCIKAVQSKSPFTSIEVLIPDLCGNWDALKVILDAAPNVLNHNIETVPRLYPRVRPQGKYERSLELLKRVREGWPRVYTKSGLMAGLGETDEEILNVLSDLHLNKVDIVTIGQYLSPGPKHLPVNRFVSPSQFDSYRIEGENKLGFLQVISSPLTRSSYHAGEVKKLMMSHPR, from the coding sequence TTGCTTAAACCAGACTGGTTACGTGTTAAGGCACCACAACAAGAAAGGATTGGCAATGTTGCTGATCTATTAGTTGATTTAAAACTCAATACAGTTTGCCAGGAGGCAAGTTGTCCAAATATAGGAGAGTGTTTCGCAGGAGGTACTGCTACTTTTTTAATAATGGGACCTGCTTGCACAAGGAAATGTCCTTATTGCGATATCTCATTTGATAATTCAAAAAGGCTTTTAGACCCATCAGAACCTGATCGATTAGGTGAAGCTGTTTATAGGATGGGCTTAACTCATGTGGTAATAACCTCTGTCAATCGTGATGATTTAGAAGATGGAGGTGCAAGTCAATTTTTAAAATGTATTAAGGCTGTTCAAAGTAAATCTCCTTTTACCTCTATTGAAGTTTTAATTCCAGATCTTTGCGGTAATTGGGATGCTTTGAAAGTCATTTTGGATGCGGCTCCAAATGTTCTCAATCACAATATTGAGACAGTTCCAAGGCTATATCCACGAGTCAGACCACAGGGAAAATATGAACGGTCTTTGGAGTTATTAAAAAGAGTGCGTGAAGGTTGGCCAAGAGTGTATACAAAATCTGGCTTAATGGCTGGATTAGGGGAAACAGATGAAGAGATTTTGAACGTTCTATCTGATCTTCATCTAAATAAAGTCGATATAGTAACTATTGGTCAATATTTATCACCTGGACCAAAACATTTACCTGTTAATAGATTTGTATCTCCTTCGCAATTTGATAGTTACCGTATTGAGGGAGAAAATAAATTAGGATTTTTACAGGTCATTAGTTCACCATTAACTAGAAGTAGTTATCACGCTGGGGAAGTTAAAAAATTAATGATGTCTCATCCAAGATGA
- the gltB gene encoding glutamate synthase large subunit has protein sequence MHQRLSRSNWPYCDSTYPDAFSGEKDSCGVGFIASVEGKQNHWVLSQALRGLSCMEHRGGCGGDSDSGDGAGILCEIPWSYLQQVWEIARQCEPESSGIGMIFMPKDLKNRELARKICEEEAEYLGLTSQGWRDVPVDDEVLGKLARENEPFITQWIVDIKNKEINLEALLFRLRQRISNRANIELKEDKLGLYICSLSSKTIVYKGMVRSEILAPFYTDLKDDRFEVSYAVYHRRFSTNTLPKWPLAQPMRLLGHNGEINTLLGNINWATATETDISSAWGNTASDLKPIVNNLFSDSANLDLTLELLVQSGRPITDSLLTLIPEAFRDQPELINKPEITAFYEYAAGTQEPWDGPALIVFTDGKNIGATLDRNGLRPARYCITKNGYVVMGSETGVVELDENQIKEKGRLGPGQMLAVDLEKKRILRNWDVKEESANRYPYLDWLKANRINLNNQNWEVINKFDKQELLQQQIAFGFSSEDFDYIINSMAANAKEPTYCMGDDIPLAILSNKSHIIYDYFKQRFAQVTNPPIDPLREKLVTSLEMHLGVRKAPLSPKADSARLIHIKSPIINEQELISITKSGLNYKEISTLIPINNGELNLDNGLKNLCQEAEDSVINGGEILILSDRNINPEKSYIPPLLAVGAVHHHLLRKRLRLKTSIIIDTAQCWSTHHIACLIGFGASAICPWLTWETTRHWWQLPKTQKLISDGKLSDLSIESAQDNVKKAMEDGLRKILSKIGISVLASYHGAQIFEAIGIGADLIDLAFKGTTSRIAGLTLSELSIETSSFHKKAFPELGQKKLDFNGFVQYRNSGEFHLNNPEMSKILHAAVKAGPEYDHFKTYQQLLESRPATTLRDLLTFKKAAQPLPLDQIESVESICQRFCTGGMSLGALSREAHEVLAIAMNRIGGKSNSGEGGEDPARFNVLKDVDENNQSKTLPNLKGLLNGDTACSAIKQIASGRFGVTPEYLTSGKQLEIKVAQGAKPGEGGQLPGPKVDEYIAKLRNSKPGVALISPPPHHDIYSIEDLAQLIHDLHQINPNAKVSVKLVAEIGIGTIAGGVAKANADVIQISGHDGGTGASPLSSIKHAGLPWELGLTEVHRSLLENGLRKRVLLRADGGLKTGWDVLIAALLGAEEYGFGTIAMIAEGCIMARICHTNKCPVGVATQQEGLRKRFPGLPEHVVNFFIFVAEEVRQLMSQVGVAKVEDLIGRTDLLIPRKLDLTKTKEVDLSSLLKPLENSTDRSWLSHDVQAHTNGEVLENSLIKDKDISHAINTHESITKEISIVNTDRSVCARISGVIAKKYGNKGFKGNLNLIFKGSAGQSFGAFILKGMNISLVGEANDYVGKGINGGSITIVPEIINDTSNNQVILGNTCLYGATGGKLFALGIAGERFGVRNSGAHAVIEGAGDHCCEYMTGGVVVVLGKTGRNIGAGMTGGIAFILDTKNELDLRMNKEIVEVHDLTSTNQEQFLKELIIEYNQKTKSPKANKILSDWSSWKNLFKIVVPPSEKNKLGIKEALEKATI, from the coding sequence ATGCATCAACGACTCTCAAGATCAAATTGGCCTTATTGCGATAGCACCTATCCAGATGCCTTTTCTGGGGAAAAAGATTCTTGTGGGGTTGGCTTCATAGCTAGCGTCGAGGGCAAGCAAAATCATTGGGTCTTGTCTCAAGCATTACGTGGTCTCAGCTGTATGGAGCACAGAGGAGGATGTGGGGGAGATAGTGATTCAGGAGATGGTGCTGGAATTTTATGCGAAATTCCATGGTCATATTTACAGCAGGTTTGGGAAATAGCCAGACAATGCGAACCCGAATCATCAGGAATAGGTATGATTTTTATGCCTAAAGATCTAAAGAATAGAGAATTAGCTAGAAAAATATGTGAGGAGGAGGCTGAGTATTTAGGGTTAACCTCCCAAGGATGGAGAGATGTTCCTGTTGATGATGAAGTTTTAGGCAAACTTGCAAGAGAAAATGAACCTTTTATTACTCAATGGATAGTTGATATTAAGAACAAAGAAATTAATCTTGAAGCTTTGCTTTTCAGATTAAGGCAAAGGATTTCAAATCGAGCAAATATAGAATTAAAGGAAGATAAATTAGGGCTCTATATATGCTCTTTAAGTAGTAAAACAATTGTATATAAGGGGATGGTCAGATCTGAAATATTGGCCCCTTTTTATACAGATCTAAAGGACGATAGATTTGAAGTTTCATACGCGGTATACCATAGAAGATTTAGTACGAATACTTTGCCAAAATGGCCATTAGCTCAACCGATGAGACTTTTAGGTCATAATGGAGAAATAAATACATTACTAGGAAATATAAATTGGGCAACAGCAACAGAAACAGATATAAGTTCAGCATGGGGAAACACTGCTAGTGACCTAAAACCAATTGTCAATAATTTATTTAGTGATTCAGCCAATCTAGATTTAACTCTTGAACTATTAGTTCAAAGTGGGCGACCAATAACAGATAGCTTGTTAACACTTATTCCTGAGGCTTTTAGAGACCAGCCTGAATTAATCAATAAACCTGAAATAACTGCTTTTTATGAATATGCTGCAGGAACTCAGGAGCCATGGGATGGGCCAGCATTAATAGTTTTTACTGATGGAAAAAATATAGGAGCAACACTAGACAGAAATGGACTTAGGCCTGCTCGTTATTGCATCACTAAAAACGGATATGTTGTCATGGGATCTGAAACAGGTGTTGTTGAATTAGATGAGAATCAAATTAAAGAAAAAGGTCGACTTGGTCCCGGTCAAATGCTGGCAGTAGATTTAGAAAAAAAGAGAATTTTACGAAACTGGGATGTCAAAGAAGAGTCTGCGAACAGATATCCATACTTAGACTGGCTAAAAGCAAATCGTATAAATCTTAACAACCAAAATTGGGAAGTAATTAATAAATTTGATAAGCAAGAGTTACTGCAGCAACAAATTGCATTTGGATTTAGTTCAGAAGACTTTGATTACATAATTAATAGCATGGCAGCAAATGCAAAAGAACCAACTTATTGCATGGGAGATGATATTCCACTAGCAATACTTTCCAATAAATCACATATTATTTATGACTATTTCAAACAAAGGTTTGCACAAGTCACTAATCCTCCAATTGACCCTCTTAGAGAAAAACTTGTTACAAGCTTAGAAATGCATCTTGGGGTTAGAAAAGCACCACTAAGTCCTAAAGCAGACTCAGCAAGACTAATTCATATTAAATCACCAATAATTAATGAACAAGAATTAATATCAATAACAAAATCTGGGCTTAATTACAAGGAAATTTCCACATTAATCCCTATTAATAATGGTGAACTAAACCTAGACAACGGTCTTAAAAATCTATGTCAAGAGGCAGAAGATAGTGTTATCAATGGTGGAGAAATATTAATTCTCTCAGATAGAAATATTAATCCAGAGAAATCCTACATTCCTCCTCTTCTTGCTGTTGGTGCAGTTCATCATCACTTACTTAGAAAAAGACTAAGGCTGAAAACTTCAATAATTATAGATACAGCTCAATGTTGGAGTACGCATCACATAGCCTGTCTGATTGGATTTGGAGCGAGTGCAATTTGTCCATGGTTAACATGGGAAACTACCCGTCATTGGTGGCAACTACCTAAAACTCAAAAACTTATTTCCGATGGAAAGTTGTCTGATTTATCCATAGAGAGTGCTCAAGATAATGTTAAGAAAGCAATGGAAGATGGATTAAGAAAAATACTTTCAAAAATAGGAATCTCAGTTTTAGCAAGTTATCACGGAGCACAAATTTTTGAAGCCATAGGTATTGGTGCAGATTTAATTGATTTAGCTTTCAAGGGAACGACAAGTCGTATAGCTGGGCTAACTCTTAGCGAATTATCAATCGAAACAAGTTCATTTCATAAAAAAGCATTCCCAGAATTAGGACAAAAAAAACTTGATTTTAATGGATTTGTTCAATATCGAAATAGTGGGGAATTTCATTTAAATAATCCAGAAATGTCAAAAATTCTTCATGCAGCAGTCAAAGCTGGACCTGAATATGACCACTTCAAAACTTATCAACAACTACTAGAAAGTCGTCCAGCTACAACCCTCAGAGATCTACTTACTTTTAAAAAAGCTGCTCAGCCTTTACCCCTTGATCAAATAGAAAGTGTTGAGAGTATTTGTCAAAGATTTTGTACCGGTGGAATGAGTCTCGGTGCCCTATCAAGGGAAGCCCATGAAGTTCTTGCAATAGCAATGAATAGAATTGGAGGCAAAAGTAATAGTGGTGAAGGAGGAGAAGATCCTGCGAGATTCAATGTACTGAAAGATGTTGATGAAAATAATCAATCAAAAACCTTACCCAATCTCAAAGGACTTTTAAATGGAGATACCGCCTGTTCTGCAATTAAACAAATTGCGTCTGGCCGATTTGGGGTCACCCCTGAATATTTAACTAGCGGAAAGCAATTAGAAATCAAAGTAGCTCAAGGCGCAAAGCCTGGTGAGGGAGGACAATTACCGGGGCCAAAGGTTGATGAATACATAGCTAAGCTTCGTAATAGTAAGCCAGGAGTAGCTCTTATTTCTCCTCCACCTCATCATGATATTTACTCTATAGAAGATCTTGCCCAACTTATTCACGACCTACATCAAATAAATCCAAATGCAAAAGTCAGTGTGAAATTAGTTGCTGAAATAGGCATTGGCACAATTGCAGGAGGAGTAGCAAAAGCAAATGCTGATGTCATACAAATTTCAGGGCATGATGGTGGGACGGGTGCATCGCCACTGAGTTCGATTAAACATGCTGGTTTGCCATGGGAACTTGGATTAACTGAAGTTCATCGATCTTTATTAGAAAATGGTCTTCGCAAAAGGGTTTTATTAAGAGCAGATGGAGGTTTAAAGACAGGCTGGGATGTCTTGATTGCGGCTTTACTTGGTGCAGAAGAATATGGTTTTGGAACAATCGCGATGATTGCCGAAGGTTGCATCATGGCGAGGATTTGCCATACAAATAAATGTCCAGTCGGTGTAGCAACTCAACAAGAAGGTTTAAGGAAAAGATTCCCAGGATTACCTGAACATGTTGTTAACTTCTTTATCTTCGTAGCTGAGGAAGTCAGACAATTGATGAGTCAAGTTGGAGTAGCAAAAGTCGAAGATCTTATTGGAAGAACTGATTTATTAATTCCTAGAAAGCTAGACCTAACAAAAACAAAAGAGGTCGATCTATCTAGCCTTCTCAAACCTTTAGAAAACTCGACAGATCGTTCTTGGTTGAGTCACGATGTACAAGCTCATACCAATGGAGAGGTTCTTGAGAATTCTCTTATCAAAGATAAAGATATTTCTCATGCAATTAATACTCATGAGAGCATAACTAAAGAAATATCAATTGTTAATACAGATAGAAGTGTTTGTGCACGAATCTCTGGAGTTATAGCCAAAAAATATGGAAATAAAGGTTTTAAAGGAAATTTAAATTTAATATTTAAAGGTTCAGCTGGACAAAGTTTTGGTGCATTTATTTTAAAAGGAATGAATATTTCTTTAGTAGGAGAAGCTAATGATTATGTAGGCAAAGGCATTAACGGAGGTTCCATTACTATTGTTCCCGAAATTATTAATGACACATCTAACAATCAGGTAATACTTGGAAATACATGTTTATATGGAGCAACCGGTGGCAAATTATTTGCCCTTGGAATAGCAGGAGAACGTTTCGGTGTTCGTAATAGTGGAGCTCATGCTGTTATTGAAGGAGCTGGAGACCATTGTTGCGAATATATGACTGGAGGAGTAGTTGTTGTTCTCGGGAAAACTGGAAGAAATATTGGAGCAGGAATGACTGGAGGCATAGCATTTATTCTTGACACAAAAAATGAACTTGACTTAAGAATGAATAAAGAAATTGTTGAGGTCCATGATCTGACTTCAACTAACCAAGAACAATTCTTAAAAGAACTAATTATTGAATATAATCAGAAAACTAAAAGTCCTAAAGCAAACAAGATTCTCTCAGATTGGTCTTCGTGGAAAAATTTATTTAAAATAGTAGTGCCCCCAAGCGAAAAAAATAAATTAGGGATTAAAGAAGCTCTGGAGAAAGCAACAATATAG